Proteins from a single region of Symphalangus syndactylus isolate Jambi chromosome 12, NHGRI_mSymSyn1-v2.1_pri, whole genome shotgun sequence:
- the S100A6 gene encoding protein S100-A6, giving the protein MACPLDQAIGLLVAIFHKYSGREGDKHTLSKKELKELIQKELTIGSKLQDAEIARLMEDLDRNKDQEVNFQEYVTFLGALALIYNEALKG; this is encoded by the exons ATGGCATGCCCCCTGGATCAGGCCATTGGCCTCCTTGTGGCCATCTTCCACAAGTACTCCGGCAGGGAGGGTGACAAGCACACCCTGAGCAAGAAGGAGCTGAAGGAGCTGATCCAGAAGGAGCTCACCATTGGCTCG AAGCTGCAGGATGCTGAAATTGCAAGGCTGATGGAAGACTTGGACCGGAACAAGGACCAGGAGGTGAACTTCCAGGAGTATGTCACCTTCCTGGGGGCCTTGGCTTTGATCTACAATGAAGCCCTCAAGGGCTGA
- the S100A5 gene encoding protein S100-A5 isoform X2 gives MILEISTGPLPSLPTGPSVYALLWARVWRPAGPAQPPPCCSFLRPHRPVPAQPPLSPDSLFALSPTLIMGHSSIAELHTMMETPLEKALTTMVTTFHKYSGREGSKLTLSRKELKELIKKELCLGEMKESSIDDLMKSLDRNSDQEIDFKEYSVFLTTLCMAYNNFFLEHNK, from the exons ATGATCCTGGAGATTTCAACaggccccctgccctccctgcccaCTGGCCCATCTGTGTATGCACTGCTCTGGGCCAGAGTctggagaccagctgggccagcTCAGCCACCTCCCTGCTGCTCCTTTTTGAGACCTCATCGCCCAGTTCCAGCCCAGCCCCCTCTCAGCCCGGACTCTCTCTTTGCCCTGTCCCCCACTTTAATAATGGGGCACTCCTCGATAGCAG AGCTGCACACTATGATGGAGACCCCTCTGGAGAAGGCCCTGACCACTATGGTGACCACGTTCCATAAATATTCTGGGAGAGAGGGTAGCAAACTGACCCTGAGTAGGAAGGAACTCAAGGAGCTGATCAAGAAAGAGCTGTGTCTTGGGGAG ATGAAGGAGAGCAGCATCGATGACTTGATGAAGAGCCTGGACAGGAACAGCGACCAAGAGATCGACTTCAAGGAGTACTCGGTGTTCCTGACCACGCTGTGCATGGCCTACAACAACTTCTTTCTAGAGCACAACAAGTGA
- the S100A5 gene encoding protein S100-A5 isoform X1, producing MGHSSIAELHTMMETPLEKALTTMVTTFHKYSGREGSKLTLSRKELKELIKKELCLGEKMKESSIDDLMKSLDRNSDQEIDFKEYSVFLTTLCMAYNNFFLEHNK from the exons ATGGGGCACTCCTCGATAGCAG AGCTGCACACTATGATGGAGACCCCTCTGGAGAAGGCCCTGACCACTATGGTGACCACGTTCCATAAATATTCTGGGAGAGAGGGTAGCAAACTGACCCTGAGTAGGAAGGAACTCAAGGAGCTGATCAAGAAAGAGCTGTGTCTTGGGGAG AAGATGAAGGAGAGCAGCATCGATGACTTGATGAAGAGCCTGGACAGGAACAGCGACCAAGAGATCGACTTCAAGGAGTACTCGGTGTTCCTGACCACGCTGTGCATGGCCTACAACAACTTCTTTCTAGAGCACAACAAGTGA
- the S100A5 gene encoding protein S100-A5 isoform X4, protein MMETPLEKALTTMVTTFHKYSGREGSKLTLSRKELKELIKKELCLGEMKESSIDDLMKSLDRNSDQEIDFKEYSVFLTTLCMAYNNFFLEHNK, encoded by the exons ATGATGGAGACCCCTCTGGAGAAGGCCCTGACCACTATGGTGACCACGTTCCATAAATATTCTGGGAGAGAGGGTAGCAAACTGACCCTGAGTAGGAAGGAACTCAAGGAGCTGATCAAGAAAGAGCTGTGTCTTGGGGAG ATGAAGGAGAGCAGCATCGATGACTTGATGAAGAGCCTGGACAGGAACAGCGACCAAGAGATCGACTTCAAGGAGTACTCGGTGTTCCTGACCACGCTGTGCATGGCCTACAACAACTTCTTTCTAGAGCACAACAAGTGA
- the S100A5 gene encoding protein S100-A5 isoform X3, translating to MMETPLEKALTTMVTTFHKYSGREGSKLTLSRKELKELIKKELCLGEKMKESSIDDLMKSLDRNSDQEIDFKEYSVFLTTLCMAYNNFFLEHNK from the exons ATGATGGAGACCCCTCTGGAGAAGGCCCTGACCACTATGGTGACCACGTTCCATAAATATTCTGGGAGAGAGGGTAGCAAACTGACCCTGAGTAGGAAGGAACTCAAGGAGCTGATCAAGAAAGAGCTGTGTCTTGGGGAG AAGATGAAGGAGAGCAGCATCGATGACTTGATGAAGAGCCTGGACAGGAACAGCGACCAAGAGATCGACTTCAAGGAGTACTCGGTGTTCCTGACCACGCTGTGCATGGCCTACAACAACTTCTTTCTAGAGCACAACAAGTGA
- the S100A4 gene encoding protein S100-A4 has translation MACPLEKALDVMVSTFHKYSGKEGDKFKLNKSELKELLTRELPSFLGKRTDEAAFQKLMSNLDSNRDNEVDFQEYCVFLSCIAMMCNEFFEGFPDKQPRKK, from the exons ATGGCGTGCCCTCTGGAGAAGGCCCTGGATGTGATGGTGTCCACCTTCCACAAGTACTCGGGCAAAGAGGGTGACAAGTTCAAGCTCAACAAGTCAGAGCTAAAGGAGCTGCTGACCCGGGAGCTGCCCAGCTTCTTGGGG AAAAGGACAGATGAAGCTGCTTTCCAGAAGCTGATGAGCAACTTGGACAGCAACAGGGACAACGAGGTGGACTTCCAAGAGTACTGTGTCTTCCTGTCCTGCATCGCCATGATGTGTAACGAATTCTTTGAAGGCTTCCCAGATAAGCAGCCCAGGAAGAAATGA
- the S100A3 gene encoding protein S100-A3, giving the protein MASPLEQAVAAIVCTFQEYAGRCGDKYKLCQVELKELLQKELATWTPTEFRECDYNKFMSVLDTNKDCEVDFVEYVRSLACLCLYCHEYFKDCPSEPPCSQ; this is encoded by the exons ATGGCCAGTCCTCTGGAGCAGGCAGTAGCTGCCATCGTGTGCACCTTCCAGGAATATGCAGGGCGCTGCGGGGACAAATATAAGCTCTGCCAGGTGGAGCTCAAGGAGCTGCTGCAGAAGGAGCTGGCCACCTGGACCCCG ACTGAGTTTCGGGAGTGTGACTACAACAAATTCATGAGTGTTCTGGACACCAACAAGGACTGCGAGGTGGACTTTGTGGAGTATGTGCGCTCACTTGCCTGCCTCTGTCTCTACTGCCACGAGTACTTCAAGGACTGCCCCTCAGAGCCCCCCTGCTCCCAGTAG